A single region of the Capra hircus breed San Clemente chromosome X unlocalized genomic scaffold, ASM170441v1, whole genome shotgun sequence genome encodes:
- the GNL3L gene encoding guanine nucleotide-binding protein-like 3-like protein isoform X2 produces the protein MMKLRHKNKKPGKGSKGCKKPAKQNGKKAATKVASFPQFVHSNDHASREAELKKKRVGEMREKQQAAREQERHRRRTIESYCQDVLRRQEEFERKEEVLQELNMFPQLDDEATRKAYYKEFHKVVEYSDVILEVLDSRDPLGCRCFQMEETVLQAEGNKKLVLVLNKIDLVPKEVVEKWLEYLRNELPTVAFKASTQHQVKNLNRCSVPVDQASESLLKSKACFGAENLMRVLGNYCPPW, from the exons CCTGCAAAGCAGAATGGGAAGAAAGCAGCCACCAAAgtggcctcctttccccagtttGTCCACTCCAATGATCATGCCAGTCGGGAGGCTGAGTTAAAGAAGAAGAGG GTTGGGGAGATGAGGGAGAAGCAGCAGGCTGCCCGGGAGCAAGAGAGACACCGACGCAGGACCATTGAAAGCTACTGCCAGGATGTCCTGCGACGCCAAGAGGAGTTTGAGCGCAAG gaggAAGTTTTGCAAGAATTAAATATGTTTCCTCAACTGGATGATGAGGCTACAAGAAAGGCTTATTACAAGGAGTTCCATAAG GTGGTGGAATACTCTGATGTGATTCTGGAAGTCCTGGATTCCAGGGACCCATTGGGTTGCCGCTGCTTCCAAATGGAAGAAACTGTCCTACAGGCAGAAGGGAACAAGAAGCTGGTCCTGGTCTTGAACAAGATTG ACCTGGTCCCTAAGGAGGTTGTGGAGAAGTGGCTGGAATACCTTCGGAATGAGCTGCCAACTGTGGCTTTCAAGGCCAGTACCCAGCATCAGGTCAAAAACCTG AATCGCTGCAGTGTGCCAGTGGATCAAGCCTCTGAGTCACTGCTGAAAAGCAAAGCCTGCTTTGGAGCTGAAAACCTCATGAGGGTTCTGGGGAACTATTGCCCGCCTTGGTGA